The following proteins are co-located in the Halarcobacter sp. genome:
- a CDS encoding urease accessory UreF family protein has product MEMHTTVTKMNTKALSRFIQLLDGIFPSGAFVHSFGLEPHVVLGFINDKNSLKIFLKNIIEDQYQKMEFTIVKKVFTLLKEDKLKHLLKEDKKFASMLSFEWAKASKDLGENYLKHIDFDIKNSIVKEYFKKVQNKETYGNELFILSSYAYELGLDEDTFLLLWAKKSLINIASASLKISRIKPSEIQQILFSFDGVLEEKIKQSSTKVSNFNPLFEEVIFSHLNLEPKMFTT; this is encoded by the coding sequence ATGGAAATGCACACCACAGTCACTAAGATGAACACCAAAGCATTAAGTAGATTTATACAGCTACTTGATGGAATCTTTCCATCGGGAGCTTTTGTTCACTCTTTTGGACTTGAACCTCATGTGGTTTTAGGTTTTATAAATGATAAAAATAGTTTAAAAATATTTTTAAAAAATATCATCGAAGATCAATACCAAAAGATGGAATTTACTATTGTAAAAAAGGTATTTACTCTACTTAAAGAAGATAAACTAAAACACCTTTTAAAAGAGGATAAAAAGTTTGCTTCTATGTTAAGTTTTGAGTGGGCAAAAGCTTCAAAGGATTTAGGAGAGAACTATTTAAAACATATAGATTTTGATATAAAAAATAGTATTGTAAAAGAGTATTTTAAAAAAGTTCAAAACAAAGAAACATATGGAAACGAACTATTTATTTTAAGTTCTTATGCCTATGAATTAGGACTTGATGAAGATACATTTTTACTACTTTGGGCTAAAAAGAGTTTAATCAATATAGCAAGTGCAAGTTTAAAAATCTCAAGAATAAAACCCTCAGAGATTCAACAAATTTTATTTAGTTTTGATGGAGTTTTAGAAGAAAAAATAAAGCAAAGTTCTACAAAAGTAAGCAATTTTAATCCTCTGTTTGAAGAGGTTATTTTTAGCCACTTAAACCTAGAACCAAAAATGTTTACAACATAA
- a CDS encoding DMT family transporter: protein MEEKLSSLKLFFLIVITLFFFSTSSLLARAALLNNNIDAYSFTFFRLLFGTITLFIIFFFKNKTIDLKLKSNWFSSSFLFIYALTFSYAYINLDAGIGTLILFAVVQLLIMLVAIIKKEVITKQKLLGLSFAFMGLIYLLLPDEKLNISIFHAILMIVSGIAWAFYTILGKNTKTALTHTSDNFLKATFISIVYYLIFVESINFNFYGVFLAFLSGGITSSIGYLMWYYILPKITMVTSGIVQLIVPPLSIFLSVFILDELFTFKLFLSTDLILFGIAIAILNSKSK from the coding sequence ATGGAAGAAAAGCTTTCATCACTAAAGCTTTTTTTCTTAATAGTTATTACACTATTTTTCTTTTCAACCAGCTCTTTATTAGCAAGAGCTGCCTTACTTAATAATAATATTGATGCCTATAGTTTTACTTTTTTTAGATTATTATTTGGAACTATTACTTTATTTATTATCTTTTTTTTCAAAAATAAAACAATCGATTTAAAACTAAAGAGCAATTGGTTTAGCTCTAGTTTTTTATTTATTTATGCCTTAACATTTTCATATGCATATATTAATTTGGATGCAGGGATAGGAACTTTAATACTTTTCGCAGTAGTACAACTACTTATAATGCTTGTTGCTATTATAAAAAAAGAAGTAATAACAAAACAAAAACTGCTTGGTCTAAGTTTTGCTTTTATGGGACTTATTTATTTATTATTACCGGATGAAAAACTAAATATTTCTATATTTCATGCAATACTAATGATAGTATCAGGTATAGCCTGGGCATTTTATACAATACTTGGTAAAAATACAAAAACTGCGTTAACACATACAAGTGACAATTTTTTAAAGGCTACATTTATTAGTATTGTTTATTATCTTATATTTGTTGAAAGTATTAATTTTAATTTCTATGGAGTTTTTTTGGCATTTCTTTCTGGTGGAATAACTTCCTCAATAGGTTATTTGATGTGGTATTATATATTACCTAAAATTACAATGGTAACATCTGGTATTGTTCAATTAATAGTTCCACCACTATCAATCTTTTTAAGTGTATTTATTTTAGATGAACTATTTACTTTTAAACTGTTTTTATCAACAGATTTAATACTGTTTGGAATAGCTATTGCTATACTAAACTCAAAAAGTAAGTGA
- the ureC gene encoding urease subunit alpha, translating to MKISKTKYASMYGPTTGDRFRLADTSLVAKIEKDYTTYGEESKFGGGKTIRDGMSQSPLAVETADLIITNAVIIDYTGIYKADIGIKDGKISAIGKSGNPYNTDGITEGLEIGANTEILSAEGKIITAGGIDSHIHFISPGQIDEALASGVTTMIGGGTGPNTGTNATTCTPGEFNIHKMIESVDDLPLNFGFMGKGNSSNYEALKVQIEAGAMGLKLHEDWGTTPNAIDTCLKVADDFDVQVAIHTDTLNESGFVDNTVNAFGGRTIHTFHSEGAGGGHAPDIMKVAGLENILPSSTNPTLPYTKNTIEEHLDMLMVCHHLSAKIPEDVSFAESRIRGKTIAAEDVLHDIGAISITSSDSQAMGRVGEVITRTWQVADSMKKQRGALAGDNEKADNERIKRFIAKYTINPAIACGIDEHVGSVEIGKMADLVLWTPAFFGVKPELIIKGGFIALAMMGDSNASIPTPEPNMYRPMFGSLGKAAANTSAIFVSHLAIDKGLEEQLDTKKVMLPVKNTRNIGKKDMKLNNFIGDIEVDPETYDVKVNGEIIESSFQEELPMAKKYFLF from the coding sequence ATGAAGATAAGTAAAACAAAATATGCCTCAATGTATGGACCAACAACTGGTGATAGATTTAGATTAGCTGATACCTCTTTAGTAGCAAAAATTGAAAAAGACTACACTACCTATGGTGAAGAATCAAAATTTGGTGGTGGTAAAACCATTAGGGATGGGATGAGTCAATCACCCCTTGCTGTGGAAACTGCTGATTTGATTATCACAAATGCTGTAATTATTGATTATACAGGTATTTACAAAGCTGATATTGGAATCAAAGATGGAAAAATTTCAGCCATAGGGAAATCTGGAAATCCATACAACACTGATGGTATCACTGAGGGTTTAGAGATAGGTGCAAATACAGAGATTCTATCTGCAGAGGGGAAAATTATAACTGCTGGGGGAATAGATTCACACATTCACTTTATAAGTCCAGGTCAAATAGATGAAGCCTTAGCAAGTGGAGTAACCACTATGATTGGTGGGGGAACTGGTCCAAATACAGGAACAAATGCTACAACTTGTACTCCAGGTGAATTTAATATCCATAAAATGATTGAATCTGTTGATGATTTACCACTAAATTTTGGTTTTATGGGGAAAGGAAATAGTTCAAACTATGAGGCTTTAAAGGTTCAAATAGAAGCTGGAGCCATGGGATTAAAACTTCATGAAGACTGGGGAACAACTCCAAACGCTATTGATACTTGCCTAAAAGTTGCAGATGATTTTGATGTACAAGTTGCAATTCATACTGATACACTTAATGAATCAGGATTTGTAGATAATACAGTTAATGCCTTTGGTGGAAGAACTATTCACACTTTCCACTCTGAAGGTGCTGGAGGTGGTCACGCACCTGATATTATGAAAGTTGCAGGTTTAGAGAATATCTTACCATCAAGTACAAACCCAACTTTACCATATACAAAAAACACTATTGAAGAGCACCTTGATATGCTTATGGTTTGTCACCATTTAAGTGCAAAAATTCCTGAAGATGTAAGTTTTGCAGAAAGTAGAATTAGAGGTAAAACTATTGCCGCTGAAGATGTGTTACACGACATTGGAGCAATATCTATTACAAGTAGTGATTCTCAGGCCATGGGAAGAGTAGGTGAAGTTATCACAAGAACTTGGCAAGTTGCAGACTCTATGAAAAAACAAAGGGGCGCTTTAGCAGGTGATAATGAAAAAGCAGATAATGAAAGAATCAAAAGATTTATAGCAAAATACACTATAAACCCAGCTATTGCTTGTGGTATTGATGAGCATGTGGGAAGTGTTGAAATTGGTAAAATGGCTGATTTAGTCCTTTGGACACCTGCATTTTTTGGTGTTAAACCAGAACTTATTATAAAAGGTGGATTTATAGCATTAGCTATGATGGGGGATTCAAATGCTTCTATTCCAACCCCTGAACCAAATATGTATAGACCTATGTTTGGAAGTTTAGGGAAAGCTGCTGCAAACACTAGTGCTATTTTTGTTTCCCATTTAGCAATTGATAAAGGTTTAGAGGAACAATTAGATACTAAAAAAGTTATGTTACCAGTTAAAAATACTAGAAATATTGGTAAAAAAGATATGAAGTTAAATAACTTTATTGGGGATATTGAAGTTGACCCAGAAACTTATGATGTAAAAGTTAATGGTGAGATTATAGAATCATCTTTCCAAGAAGAGTTACCAATGGCTAAGAAATATTTCTTATTCTAA
- a CDS encoding urease accessory protein UreE, which translates to MIKKVIEIKRDIEVQDSVLLDWFDMQKPNLCAVTKEGVEFIVKAKYTHLHENDILVCEDGYKIKVSKSEDNIYILTFSDHITFARIAYEIGNRHQPICIEDYKITILEDISTADIIKACESIDKVEIKKTKAIFKPNGNAHHSH; encoded by the coding sequence ATGATAAAAAAAGTAATAGAGATTAAAAGAGATATTGAAGTACAAGATAGTGTACTTTTAGACTGGTTTGATATGCAAAAACCAAACCTATGTGCAGTTACAAAAGAGGGTGTTGAGTTTATAGTAAAAGCTAAATACACGCACCTTCATGAAAATGACATTTTAGTTTGTGAAGATGGATATAAAATAAAAGTTTCTAAATCTGAAGATAATATTTATATTCTTACCTTTAGTGACCATATTACATTTGCAAGAATTGCTTATGAGATAGGAAATAGACACCAACCTATTTGTATAGAGGATTACAAAATCACTATTTTAGAAGATATCTCTACAGCTGATATTATAAAAGCTTGTGAGTCTATTGATAAGGTAGAGATTAAAAAAACAAAAGCTATTTTCAAACCAAATGGAAATGCACACCACAGTCACTAA
- the ureG gene encoding urease accessory protein UreG, with amino-acid sequence MSIKIGIAGPVGSGKTSIIEKLTNILKNKYTLGIVTNDIYTTEDANYLKEKLDINNEQIIGVETGGCPHTAIRDDISMNQKAVEELEEKFNPDIIFVESGGDNLSATFSYELIDYYLYVIDVAQGGDIPRKKGAGLLFSDLLVINKTDLCPYVNVDLEQMKEDVKNNRKNKPSLFLTNKDEESFNRLKEWIEALL; translated from the coding sequence ATGTCGATAAAAATAGGAATAGCAGGACCAGTTGGAAGTGGGAAAACATCTATTATAGAAAAATTAACAAATATTCTAAAAAATAAATACACTTTAGGAATTGTTACAAACGATATATACACAACAGAAGATGCAAACTACTTAAAAGAGAAACTTGATATAAATAATGAGCAAATCATAGGTGTAGAAACTGGTGGTTGTCCACACACAGCAATTAGAGATGATATTTCCATGAATCAAAAAGCAGTTGAAGAGTTAGAAGAGAAGTTCAACCCTGATATTATATTTGTAGAGAGTGGTGGAGATAATTTAAGTGCAACCTTCTCATATGAATTAATCGATTATTACCTTTATGTTATAGATGTGGCTCAAGGTGGAGATATCCCTAGAAAAAAAGGGGCAGGACTTCTTTTCTCAGATCTTTTAGTTATAAATAAAACAGATCTTTGCCCTTATGTAAATGTTGATTTAGAGCAAATGAAAGAGGATGTTAAGAACAATAGAAAAAATAAACCAAGCCTTTTTCTAACAAACAAAGATGAAGAAAGCTTCAATAGACTAAAAGAGTGGATAGAGGCTTTATTATAA
- the queF gene encoding preQ(1) synthase: MKYGEKEIVDFDINNEENFWPNTNEKSYTINIELPEFMAKCPRSGYPDFATIKLEYIPEKLVIELKALKIYINTFMYREVSHENVANEIFDTLYEKLKPRYMKVIADFKPRGNVHTVIEIDSDKM, encoded by the coding sequence ATGAAATATGGTGAAAAAGAGATTGTTGATTTTGATATTAACAATGAAGAAAATTTTTGGCCAAATACAAATGAAAAAAGCTATACAATAAATATAGAACTTCCAGAGTTTATGGCAAAATGTCCAAGAAGTGGATACCCTGATTTTGCAACTATCAAATTGGAATATATCCCAGAAAAACTAGTAATTGAGTTAAAAGCACTTAAAATATATATAAATACATTTATGTATAGAGAAGTTTCTCATGAAAATGTTGCAAATGAGATATTTGATACACTTTATGAGAAGTTAAAACCTAGATATATGAAAGTTATAGCTGACTTTAAACCACGTGGAAATGTGCATACTGTAATTGAAATAGATAGTGACAAAATGTAA
- a CDS encoding AraC family transcriptional regulator, whose protein sequence is MEEKIFTKIFTDENLPYLELRYSNNTKHYKKHIHDTLSIGINIKGKTVYTNKDRIYDFDIGMIALVNPNEIHSCNPIDKTPNLYYMLYLDQNWCFGIQKTICEDIEEFIPFKKEFLDDMSTYEEFKTLCKTIFSEITYQEKEEELILFFTKLFKSYLKDFHKKPTNEDDMKFKKIQEYIQKNYKKNISLDELSNEFQLNQFYIIKLFKNKLNMTPHAYLINLKINKAKEYLKEGNSLVDTALECGFADQSHFHRNFLKIVATTPNQYKLNFVQD, encoded by the coding sequence ATGGAAGAAAAAATATTTACAAAAATTTTTACAGATGAAAACTTACCCTATTTAGAACTTCGATACTCAAATAATACAAAACACTATAAAAAACACATACATGATACCTTGTCAATTGGTATAAATATAAAAGGTAAAACTGTATACACAAATAAAGATAGAATTTATGATTTTGATATTGGGATGATAGCTTTAGTAAATCCGAATGAGATTCATTCATGTAATCCCATAGATAAAACCCCAAATCTTTATTATATGCTCTATTTAGATCAAAACTGGTGTTTTGGTATTCAAAAAACTATTTGTGAAGATATAGAAGAGTTTATACCCTTTAAAAAAGAGTTTTTAGATGATATGAGCACCTATGAAGAGTTTAAAACTTTGTGTAAAACAATTTTTAGTGAAATCACATACCAAGAAAAAGAGGAAGAGTTAATTCTTTTTTTTACAAAACTTTTTAAAAGCTATTTAAAAGATTTTCATAAAAAACCTACTAATGAAGATGATATGAAGTTTAAAAAGATACAAGAGTATATTCAAAAAAACTATAAAAAGAATATCTCATTAGATGAATTATCAAACGAATTTCAATTAAACCAGTTTTATATTATTAAACTATTTAAAAACAAACTAAATATGACACCCCATGCTTATTTAATAAATTTAAAAATAAACAAAGCAAAAGAGTATTTAAAAGAGGGTAATAGTTTAGTAGATACAGCTTTAGAGTGTGGATTTGCAGACCAAAGTCATTTCCATAGAAATTTTTTAAAAATAGTTGCAACTACACCAAATCAATATAAACTCAATTTTGTACAAGATTAA
- a CDS encoding DNA-binding protein yields the protein MERLVTTAQAAEILGLSLQGVHYRIRKKQLKSLKKSGKTYVYINESQEPKLKEEPTIELKEFIPNETIKEIVKAKDEQIEILKKSIKWMKKQYGSEIIRLEKNQKRIIGVFNREIELLQSAFNEMRSIYKPQLEFNQQQAQNTYKQNIQKEKFITLQNFSVFMKKHNKTSEDIKLIILKAIKNQDERFIYNKKDKKLLILNEDFSDLI from the coding sequence TTGGAGAGATTGGTAACTACTGCACAAGCTGCTGAAATACTTGGATTATCTCTCCAAGGAGTACACTATAGAATAAGAAAAAAACAATTAAAATCTTTAAAAAAATCTGGTAAAACATACGTTTATATTAATGAATCCCAAGAACCCAAACTAAAAGAAGAACCAACTATTGAACTTAAAGAGTTTATTCCAAATGAAACTATAAAAGAGATAGTAAAAGCAAAAGATGAACAAATAGAAATATTGAAAAAATCTATTAAATGGATGAAAAAACAGTATGGTTCAGAGATTATTAGACTTGAAAAAAATCAAAAAAGAATTATTGGAGTTTTTAATAGAGAAATAGAGCTACTACAAAGTGCTTTTAATGAGATGCGTTCAATATATAAGCCTCAATTAGAATTTAATCAACAGCAAGCTCAAAATACATATAAACAAAATATACAAAAAGAAAAATTTATTACACTACAAAATTTTTCAGTATTTATGAAAAAACATAATAAAACATCTGAAGATATTAAACTTATTATTCTAAAAGCTATAAAAAACCAAGATGAAAGATTTATTTATAATAAAAAAGATAAAAAACTTTTGATTTTAAATGAGGATTTTTCTGATTTGATTTGA
- a CDS encoding NAD(P)-binding domain-containing protein, which yields MKTVYDLLIVGGGPGGIGTAVEAAVHGIENILLIDKADNHSSTIRKFYKDNKRVDKDWKGQTINIEGNIPFMDGTKETTLDFFDKLLDEEKIDTAFNTEVENIIKNEDNDLFMVTTATKGFKAKAVVITIGKMGKPNKPVYKIPPSIKEFVNFNLDKCNEGEKILVVGGGNSAAEYAYELADEGNIVTLVYRKDEFTRLNPENEDILYQYNGQEKLRLRMDTDILSLENEHGKVKVNFNDGYYTIYDRIVYAIGGTAPIDFLKKVGIEVDEKGKPIYNEHYETNIQGLYVAGDIAFNTGGSIAAALNHGYHIVNSYLQKSGKIYSHTQKVEEFFENNPQFKA from the coding sequence ATGAAAACTGTATATGATTTATTAATTGTAGGTGGTGGACCAGGAGGTATAGGAACAGCAGTTGAAGCAGCAGTTCATGGAATCGAAAATATTTTGCTTATTGACAAAGCAGACAATCATTCTAGTACTATAAGAAAATTTTATAAAGATAATAAGCGTGTTGATAAGGATTGGAAGGGGCAAACTATTAATATTGAAGGAAATATTCCTTTTATGGATGGGACAAAAGAAACCACTCTTGATTTTTTTGACAAACTCTTAGATGAAGAAAAAATTGATACTGCTTTTAATACTGAAGTTGAAAATATCATAAAAAACGAAGATAATGACTTATTTATGGTAACCACTGCAACAAAAGGTTTTAAAGCAAAAGCAGTTGTGATAACTATTGGTAAAATGGGAAAACCAAATAAACCTGTATATAAAATCCCACCATCTATAAAAGAGTTTGTAAACTTTAATTTAGATAAATGTAATGAGGGTGAAAAAATACTTGTAGTTGGTGGAGGAAACAGTGCTGCTGAATATGCCTATGAACTAGCAGACGAAGGAAATATAGTAACTTTAGTTTATAGAAAAGATGAGTTTACAAGATTAAACCCAGAAAATGAAGATATTCTTTACCAATATAATGGTCAAGAGAAACTAAGGCTTAGAATGGATACAGACATTTTATCTTTAGAAAATGAACATGGGAAAGTAAAAGTAAATTTTAATGATGGCTACTATACTATTTATGATAGAATTGTTTATGCAATAGGTGGAACAGCTCCTATTGACTTTCTAAAAAAAGTGGGAATAGAAGTGGACGAAAAGGGTAAACCTATTTACAATGAACATTACGAAACAAATATTCAAGGTTTGTATGTAGCTGGAGATATTGCTTTTAATACAGGTGGTTCAATAGCAGCTGCACTTAATCATGGTTATCATATAGTAAACTCTTATTTACAAAAAAGTGGGAAAATCTATTCACATACTCAAAAAGTTGAAGAGTTTTTTGAAAACAACCCGCAATTCAAGGCATAA
- a CDS encoding ferric reductase-like transmembrane domain-containing protein, with protein sequence MRNSENLVLYNSFNTKINEFIKSPTEYSFDLKSRFLRQIYNEKNCFIIWFFISLFINLIFFLIFFKSTNKIDSASLFAIFSLLITVLARNNTVNFILFETIGARGKYYVFHQLSNSIGYLHKIMAVSALVWFTVHLCYALDKVAPEYLSIGINLLILFMIIIGTSLAFFRRKYHNTFENIHRYFGYIAIFLLTIYYLQINFALGNNLSQILYKPQSLLICIIVLLLITPWIGTKKIYPKIVHTAPHVIGIQISGKPSFGTYSKITLANGYYHPFGDSMINFSDLKNRTLYITPAGDRTKKIVKDLNKGQHTLNKCIIKKQRNRGFMYNHSVYDHVLIVVTGGGIAPIIPCMVLNKKTKMDVIWIGRAQDKEFTTELLSKLTQSISNHEIGLHILDTTSNELKNFKTANYINLALKAVKHYKPEVVFIMSNQKFTIDMTYALKKQGVKTYGANFDS encoded by the coding sequence ATGAGAAATTCGGAAAATCTTGTATTATATAATTCTTTTAATACTAAGATTAATGAATTTATTAAATCTCCTACAGAATATAGTTTTGATTTAAAATCTCGTTTTCTAAGACAAATATACAATGAAAAGAACTGTTTTATTATTTGGTTTTTTATCTCCCTTTTTATAAATCTAATATTTTTTTTAATATTTTTTAAATCAACAAATAAAATTGATTCAGCGTCACTATTTGCTATTTTTTCTTTATTAATAACTGTACTTGCAAGAAATAATACTGTAAATTTTATACTATTTGAAACTATAGGAGCAAGAGGGAAATATTATGTATTTCATCAACTTTCAAACTCAATTGGATATTTACATAAAATAATGGCCGTATCTGCTTTAGTATGGTTTACTGTACATTTATGTTATGCACTAGACAAGGTAGCACCTGAATATCTTTCAATTGGAATTAACCTTTTAATTTTATTTATGATTATAATAGGAACTTCTTTAGCATTTTTTAGAAGAAAATATCATAATACCTTTGAAAATATACATCGATATTTTGGTTATATTGCTATATTTTTACTAACAATTTATTATTTACAAATAAACTTTGCATTAGGAAATAATCTTTCACAAATATTATATAAGCCTCAATCTCTTTTAATATGCATAATAGTTTTATTACTAATTACTCCTTGGATAGGTACAAAAAAGATATATCCAAAAATAGTTCACACTGCACCCCATGTAATAGGGATACAAATTTCTGGAAAACCATCATTTGGTACTTATTCAAAAATAACCTTAGCAAATGGTTATTACCATCCATTTGGAGATTCTATGATAAATTTTAGTGATTTAAAAAATAGAACCTTATATATAACTCCCGCTGGAGATAGAACAAAGAAAATCGTTAAAGATCTAAACAAAGGGCAACATACCCTAAACAAGTGCATTATTAAAAAACAAAGAAACAGAGGTTTTATGTACAATCATAGCGTTTATGACCATGTACTAATAGTTGTAACAGGTGGTGGTATTGCTCCAATTATTCCTTGTATGGTATTAAATAAAAAAACAAAAATGGATGTAATATGGATTGGAAGAGCACAAGATAAAGAGTTTACAACAGAATTATTATCAAAACTTACTCAAAGTATCTCAAATCATGAGATTGGTTTACATATATTGGATACTACAAGTAATGAATTAAAAAATTTTAAAACAGCAAATTATATTAATTTAGCACTAAAAGCAGTTAAACACTATAAACCTGAAGTTGTGTTTATAATGTCTAACCAAAAATTTACTATAGATATGACATATGCATTAAAAAAACAAGGGGTAAAAACTTATGGAGCAAATTTTGACTCCTAG
- a CDS encoding tautomerase — MPHLQFEINKKIENSIKEQFIIDIQNTFAEVMNTKTDHIAISIREYDKYSISIGRANNLDNICLMNLDIREGRTVEQRRELALRFMSIVNTLLKIENKNQYITFTEHKGEDFHLIEKYLSEWKIGEDPLV, encoded by the coding sequence ATGCCACATTTACAATTTGAAATTAACAAAAAAATTGAAAATAGTATAAAAGAGCAATTTATAATAGATATTCAGAATACATTTGCAGAAGTTATGAACACAAAAACTGACCATATAGCTATTTCAATTAGAGAATATGACAAGTATTCTATATCTATAGGACGAGCTAACAATTTAGATAATATTTGTCTAATGAATCTTGATATCAGAGAAGGTAGAACTGTAGAACAAAGAAGAGAATTAGCTTTAAGATTTATGAGTATAGTTAATACACTATTAAAAATAGAAAATAAAAATCAATATATTACTTTTACAGAACATAAAGGGGAAGATTTTCATTTAATAGAAAAATATTTATCAGAATGGAAAATAGGAGAAGACCCTCTTGTATAA
- a CDS encoding YqaA family protein — protein sequence MVYMTLFFSAFLSATFFPFGSEAVLIYDILQGYNIYYLLFFATLGNTLGSVVNYFLGLKGEEFLERKNLLKREKIDKYIKFFSKYGGVTLLLAWAPIIGDPITFIAGILKYDFKKFLLLVAISKFSRYLFLTLVTL from the coding sequence ATGGTCTATATGACTCTGTTTTTCTCTGCTTTTTTATCTGCTACATTTTTTCCTTTTGGAAGTGAGGCAGTACTAATTTATGATATTTTACAAGGCTACAATATCTATTATCTTCTTTTCTTTGCAACCTTAGGAAACACCTTAGGTTCAGTAGTAAACTACTTCTTAGGCTTAAAAGGGGAAGAGTTTTTAGAAAGAAAGAACTTACTTAAAAGGGAAAAAATTGATAAATATATAAAGTTTTTTTCAAAATATGGTGGGGTAACACTTCTTTTAGCTTGGGCTCCAATTATTGGAGACCCTATTACTTTTATAGCTGGGATTTTAAAGTATGATTTTAAAAAATTTTTACTTTTAGTTGCCATTTCAAAGTTTTCAAGATATCTATTTTTGACTCTTGTTACTTTATAA
- a CDS encoding LysE family translocator encodes MDNYLMGFLALALAHFMALLSPGVDFFIILSNSSKYGRVSGIVTSAGIAIANLVYILLALFGITLIKNNELIFMIIKILGSIYLLYIGLLLLKSKKRKLFEEKIEKKKNKKDILKYFSMGFFSAILNPKNSIFYFTMFSISIQNSTPFFVQTFYAAWMFFAVLFWDIFIVYLVTNKKSKNFLDKYSNHIEKISGLILFCIGTSILIGTIIS; translated from the coding sequence ATGGATAATTATTTAATGGGTTTTTTAGCCCTTGCACTTGCACACTTTATGGCCTTGTTAAGTCCAGGAGTTGATTTTTTTATCATTCTATCAAACTCTTCAAAATATGGAAGAGTAAGTGGCATTGTCACATCTGCTGGAATTGCAATAGCAAATTTAGTATATATTTTACTTGCATTATTTGGAATAACTCTTATAAAAAACAATGAATTGATTTTTATGATAATAAAGATTCTTGGGTCTATTTATCTTTTATATATTGGGTTATTACTACTTAAATCTAAAAAAAGAAAACTTTTTGAAGAAAAGATTGAAAAGAAAAAAAATAAAAAAGATATTCTAAAATACTTTTCTATGGGATTTTTTTCTGCCATATTAAATCCAAAAAATTCAATATTTTATTTTACAATGTTTTCAATCTCTATTCAAAATAGTACGCCATTTTTTGTTCAAACATTTTATGCAGCTTGGATGTTTTTTGCTGTACTTTTTTGGGATATATTTATTGTTTATCTAGTTACAAATAAAAAAAGTAAAAACTTTTTAGATAAATACTCAAATCATATTGAAAAAATATCTGGTTTAATCTTATTTTGTATTGGTACTTCAATACTAATAGGTACAATTATTTCTTAG